In Danio aesculapii chromosome 17, fDanAes4.1, whole genome shotgun sequence, the sequence ataaaaatataaatggatggatggatggactgatagagATGGATGATAAATGGATAAACAGAGAGATATAAAGACATGCAGATGGATGGATCCATCAATGATGGATTTATCAATAAATGGGGAATTAATAGACATAAagctgtggatggatggatatatgaatTAATCAATGAGTGGAGAAATAAATAGACAAAGgtgttgatggatggattgattgatacagataaataggtggatggatgaatggatggattgatccaACAATTACGAATTGATTGAATGGAGAATAAGTGGACGTATAAAGATGTGGATGAATGGACTGATTTAGATGGATAAATTAATGGATTGATCGATGAGtggagaaataaatagaaataaagatgttgATGCATGGATTGATTAATAAAGATAAATGGGTGGcaggatgattggatggatggatggatggatggatggatggacccaACAATTAAGAATTGATTGAATGGAGAATAAATGGACATATACAgatgtggatggatggactaatgtagatggatggattaatggattgaTCGATGAGTGGAGGAATAAATAGAAAAAGATGTtgatgaattgattgattgatacagataaatgggtggatggatgattggatggatggatccaACAATGATGAATTGATAAAATGGGGAATACATGGAAATATAAAGGTGTGGCTGGATGGTGTACAGTAGATTGATGGATTTATGGATTGATCGATGAGTAGAGAAATAAATAGACAAAGATGCGAATGGATGGActgatatagatggatggatctatCAATCATGAGATGATCGATTAATGGGggataaatagacaaataatgtcgtcagatagatagatagatagatagatagatagatagatagatagatagatagatagatagatagatagatagatagatagatagatagatagatagatagatagatagatagatagatagatagatagatagatagattgacagacaggcagacagacaggcagacagacagacagacagacagacagacagacagacagacagacagacagacagacagacagacagacagacagacagacagacagacagacagacagacagacagactgattgattgattgatttatttaaccaTTCATTgtatatgatagatagatagatagatagatagatagatagatagatagatagatagatagatagatagatagatagatagatagatagatagatagatagatagatagatagatagatagatagattgattgattgattgatttatttaaccaTTCATTgtatatgatagatagatagaaagaaagaaagaaagaaagaaagaaagaaagatagatttAACCATTCACTTTATATGCAAAAGAGCAGCGTGAGTGTTTTCTATAGTGGATAAAGGTTATATGGGTCTGCAAGAACATCAGGGTGAAAACTATCCATTCTGTTTAAGGCCACATTCACATGTAGACAGTACAGTGTGTGCAGGAACCGCTAGCTGTGAGCTGAACAGCAGGACTGATCTCTGCACAAAAACTCTGTGAAATAAAAGAATTGAGAACAAGAAGCCTGAAACATCCTCATACGGTAAAACTGAGAAATCTAGCTTACAACAGACATAGCTTATCAAATCCCAAAGAAGTATATTTAGTcgcactttatattaagtggcctttaCTGCTAGGTACTTCATAAACTATTATATTGCACAAATCTTATGGTGCTACTTTGGTGGTATGGGTGGGTTTAAGGTTGAGTTAAGGTGTTAGTGATGGGTCAACAGTGCAATTATGAATGCAATTACTGAAAATAATTACAGATTTAATTACgtgcagacatttttttaaacaaattattcatttaaatgttagtacgtacactgtaaaaaaatatgatcaataagtcatcacagcatatgtttttagttcattttaacttattaaactaagttaatcatgttcgaacttaattttataagttatgcaagctgttttaagtcagttttacataatataagttcaatggactcatacatttaatttaattcagcttcattataaatttaatttacggcaaccaggattttttacagtgtagtgattATCCACAACGTAAAGTGAATTTTAAGAACTTAAACAGATACAACAGCTTGCTTTACTAGTGTAACATCATGGTGTCATGATGTCTGTTTGATTCACCTGtttgtaaatttttaaaaaataaaaattactgtCATTGCATATTTGAAATAAAGTAAGCTGGATAGTTTAAGTCAAATATGCAATGACAAAAACACCAAGATTTAATAGGCAACAAAACTGTGCCGCATCGTTTATCAGTGTAAACATTACATAATGCTGAGCGTAAACGTGCAAACAATTGTTGTTTAAGATAACACTAATTATGGAGGCTGTTCACTTTTGTGCTACTTGAGTTCTAAAAGCAGTGAATATGTTATGAAACACCTGCTTGATAGAGATTTAATCATCTCTTAATTACTGTCTGATTTGGCAAAGCTCAAGCATGTGCTCGGCAGAAGGGTTCTGAATTAATCTCGCATCCTGTTAACGTGCGGCATCTGATTTCCTTCTACTCCTGCAGTTTCAAATGCATAGTCTGGGATTTTGTAGGTGCTGCGATCTGAAGTTGGAGAAAAGTCTGAAGTGTGTAATTGCACCACTTAGACTCGAAGAGATAAAGTGCCTGTGTAATTTAGATTTCAGAAGTCAAGCACAAATGCTGCCGGATTATTTTTAAATCCAGCTTTCTTCATCAGACAGAGAGAATtcattacactacctgacaaattcaagttttaggaactacaaataataacttgacttctagttgatcatttggtatcagaagtggcttaaatgaaaggccaaatatgatcatgccttgatttttaatcatttaattaggacagtaaagtctgactttccttagacgaaagtcttgtcacccaacagaaataatgtacagtatagaatataaagtcatggtgcagtggaaaaagaattaatattgtgtatgactcccatgagcttataggactgcatccatacatctctgcaatgactcaaataacttttaataaagtcatctgaatggcaaagaaagtgttcatcaagattctttggatttattttCGGTGCCTCATCCATCATATTACCCCAGAactgcttaataatgttcatatctggtgactgggctggccaatcaaaTCTTAAAGTATGAGAAGCagcgctatcttgctgaagaatttgctctctcctgtggtttgtaatgttccgagcagcacaaatgtcttgatacctcagactgttgatgttatcatccactctgcagatctctcgcacgcccccatactcaatataaccctaaaccatgatttttccttcaccaaacctgactgatttctatgagagtcttgggtctatgtgggttccactaggtcttctgcagtatttgtgatgattgggatgcagttgagCAGAgtattcatctgaaaaatcgaccttctgacacttttccaaatgatcaactagaagtcaagttattatttgttgttcttacaactgggatcaacgacaagacttgtgtcaggtagtgtagaaaaTCAAGGGATTTACCCATGAGACTGTAAACAAATGTACTTTATGATTGCCGGTTTTAGcgcaaaattaataaatgcaagtATGTGGACAAAGTTAAATAGGCTTCTGAAAGCAAACCGAAAATAAATCACTAAAAGGTCTTGAAAAAAACATCTTATCAGCTTAATCAGTTTTCTGATGCATAACAATATGAAAGCAGCCAAGTGTATAAAACAAAAAGGCGAAAACACTGAACAGCAGGTGCGGCAGATGAAAGTAGTTTCATAATACAGTAATAGAGAGTCCGTGGCCTTTTATGCAGCCTAACAGTGTTTTGCACACTTCCTTTGAAGATGGTCAGCAATAATGTCTAATTACTGTGTAGTGTACAAAACGCGGAGTGAGTATTCAGCATCCGAGTGTACACTAGACTCCTCTTACACTTCCACGCTCAATAAAGCTGAGCTGATTTTCCATATACTAGCTTTTCGTTTAAAGTTTAACCGGCTTAATTGCATTTGTTATAAATTAGCGTGATGTAATCAGCTGTATGATTTAGGCGAGGTCATGAAGTTTGGTGTAGAACTTGTGCTTTTAAATTGAACTGCTTGTAATTCTGTTACGGTTCTGTGCGCCGTGATCATCTTAAATGCAGGATGTTTATTAGGCCATTTGCGTTTGGTTCATTTACCATCTGCCGATGCAAGGGCAGACGAATATAAAATGTCCTTATGGAGCCAAAgaagaaaattattttcaaataaacaaattatttatactgcaggattattttacttgttgttTGGTAATAATTATTTGCTTTGTTGGGCAGCACGGTGACACAGTAGgtacagtcgcctcacagcaagaaggttgctggtttgagccccggctgggtcagttggcatttctgtgtggagtttgcatgttctccttgtgttcatgtgggtttcctctggatgctccggtttcccccacagtccaaaaacatgtgctataggtcaattggttgagctaaaattgtctgtagtgtatgtgtgtgaacgagagtgtacggatgtctcccagtgatgggttgtagctgtaagggcatccgctgagtaaaacatgttttggataagttggcggttcattccgctgtggtgaccccagattaataaagggactcagccgaaaagaaaatgaatgaatgaatatttgttatgttttgttgatatatttgtgttaaaatgctacagaaaaacacaactTTGCAGATATAAAATGTTCAAATGGAGCCAAAGAAGAAATATTGAAAATTAATTTGAATTCTACAAATGAAATAATTCTGCAGGATTAATctacttatatatattttttgtattgatAATTtgctatatacactcactggccactttattaggtacacctgtccaactgcttgttaacgcaaatttgtaatcagccaatcgcatgggagcaactcaatgcatttaggcatgtagacatggtcaagaggatctgctgcagttcaatccgagcatcagcatggagaagaaaggtgatttaagtgactttgaacgtggcatggttgttgctgccatataggttggtctgagtatttcagaaactgctgatctgctgggattttcacgcacaaccatctctagagtatacagagaatggtctgaaaaacagaaaatatccagtgagtggcagttctgtgggcgcaaatgccttgttgatgtcagaggagaatggccaaactggtaaGAGttgatataaaggcaacagtaactcaaatagccactcattacaaccgaggcatgcagaagagcaCCTCTAAATGAACAACAAGTcaaaccttaaggcggatgggctacagcagcagaagaacccACCGAGAGCCACTCCtttcagttaagaacaggaaactgaggctacgattcacacaggctcaccaaaattggacaatagaggattggaaaaacattgcctggtctgatgagtctcgatttctgctgcgacattcagatggtagggtcagaaattggtgtcaacaacatgaaagcatggatccatcctgccttgtatcaatggttcaggctggtggtggtggtggtgtaatgttgtgggggatattttcttgacacactttgggtccattagtaccaattgagcatcatgtcaacgccacagcctatctgagtagcctaccatgtccatcgctttatgactacagtgtacccatcttttgatggctacttccagcaggataacccgcCATGTCACTAAGCGCGaattgaacatgacaatgggttCACGGTACTCAAATAggccaccacagtcaccagagctcaatccagtagagcacctttgggatgtggtggaacgtggGATTCGCATAATGGATGCGCAGCTGACAAATctccagcaactgcgtgatgctatcatgtcaatatggacccaaatctctgaagaatatttccagtgctttgttgaatctatgccagagattaaggcagttctaaaggcaaaacagGGTCCAAtcgggtactagtaaggtgtacctaataaagtggccggtgagtgtatgtgttaaAATGCTACAGGAAAACATAACCAGTAGATACAATAAAATGCCAGTTTACAACAGtaaataagcatttattaatattaagcaaaataaataaataaaccgttTTATACTGTACTCTATTGATAGTCTGCTTTTACTCCTGCTTTAAAACCTTCAACCTCaacatataatacattttcaagCAAAATCACAATCGGTTTAATGGACAAGTTGAAGACTCATGAAGAGTGCCTTGTTGTTGTGAAGAATTGATGAAAACcagcagaaaaaagaaatgaTTGAAAAATCCCCCATTaccaaaataaatcttaatgttttaatatcaaatatttcaaatgaaatagGTCAACATTAAGTATTCAAAAAGAATATATCAACAATGCAAATGTGCTTGGTACACTTTTATTGCATTGAATATGCTATGCATTACATTGTTTGGTATTACAGAGGGGTTTTTGTTTTAAGTAAACCTCTAATGGACACTTGAGTGCAGTACTTAACATCAAGCAGATGGACATACATTATTAAAGCATCACCGTACAATGACACTAAATGAATACATAAGAACAGTGAGTGAACTGCAGcctttttccctttttttcattTATACCACCTATCTGTCGCTTGAACAATTAGTGTCTTAAACAAatcctttttatttcattttagatGCTATAATGatgaaaaatactttaaaaacatttaaacatgctTTGATTTTTCACAATAATCAACTGGGATGACCTTCAGGCCTTGCCATCCTAAAAGTTGCATTTCAGAATAGTCGTTTTCTTCAAAATAGAGCAGTTGATGAAAACACCTCAATGGACGTGGTGTTGCAAATGGTCTCAATTCAGAGGCAGCATCTTTCAAAGTCCACAAAGGTCAAGCCGAGCATTGTTAAATGAGGCGGTCTAGCCCACAGAGGATTGCACTTTTCGTCTAGCAGCTGTGACAGTTGCTGCCAAAGAACAGCAGAAACGTTTGTATTACAATGTTTAGATATGATATTAAACTGTCTGAATTTAGAACAGGGATCACAACCTGCCAAACATGTTTACCAAGTCCATTTAGGTGCACTCTCAgaaacaaaatgtacaaaaaggGTTATCGGGGTACTACAAAAGGTAAAATAGTACCAATAAGCACACTTTAGCTACTAATACGTTCTATGTACTAATACACatacatttaaagggttagttcacccaaagatttaaattctgtcttcatttactctcccttcacttgtcacaaacctgtttgacattttttttctctgtttaacataaaataagatatattggtaacaataaaatgatgatccattagttaatgtatttaataacggGAACCAACTATTAGTAGTAGATGTATCACTGTATTCATTAATCATTGTTGAGGCTAGTTAATGTTATATAAGATACTCATGGTGCTGtatctaatgttaacaagcacaactggattttaataatgcattagttgatgctgaactataattaataaatacaagatTATTGATACTTGACGTTAGTAAAtactttaattaacattaacaattAGACCGTTattctatagcagtgtttcccaaccctgttcctgaaggcacaccaacagtacacattttcaacctctccctaatcaaacacacctgaatcaacttatcataacctcagaagagactccaacacctgaagttaatgggtcagaaaagggagacatccaaaatatgtactgttggtgtgcctccaggaacagggttgggaaacactgttctatagTGTTACTGATATattgaagaaaactggaaacctgtaactgtaGGTTGACTTCCACAATAtgtgcttttcctactatggaagctaatagttacagtttttcagctttctttgaaatatcttctttagtgtttaacagaataaagaaactcatgaatgtttgcaaccttttaagggtgagtaaatattgagtaaatgtacatttgtggatcaactatccctttaaggtaacACTTCATTATTTAGCACTAAGTAAGGTAAAAATGCTATCTATAATATCTATAAATTCCATCttagtatttgtatttttaaatttgtgGCGTTAAATAAGTCAGCTGTAATGCAGTATCACATCCTGGTACATGATCACAAGTCTGACCTGAAGGACTGAATAAACCCCCATAGCTGGTCAAGAAACATGTCATTTTTGTTAAGGACAAACTGCAGccttaaagataaatataaaataaatatactatatcGATGTTACACATCTATTACACTGTAATTAAGGTaaatcaaaccatttgaggaaaccgattgcaacaaatcatttaagttcaaaaacgaatcgtaatgagtactgtgaacttaatccatttgagtaaacgaagcaatttgagcactgtaaaactcaataaatgaagagaactcaaaccagctgagtactgtaagacacaataagttaaggcaactcaaaccgctaCAAGCCATTTGAGTTACAAATTAATCTATactgtatgagtactgtgaatttacttcgtttaagttgaagtaatgaactCATTACTCTTTtgaaatgagtagaattaactttcagtaaagtttgagttaactacactcatttcatttaataaagtttactgttgggttttacagtgtagaagctCTCCACTGAAGTTTGGGGAAACAATGATGGCTCTTCTGTGGTGCCACATGTGAAAACACCTTTATTTTTAGGAGTGTGGTCTACAGGTTTGTTTTAGATGTTTATTTGAAACATACATACATCTTTCAGTTCACATATAGCAATTTCTTGCCCTCAGGCTGTTTAATTCTAGAATACAAAAAGCAAAGCAATACATAcaataacatatatttttgaacatgctttgatttttaCAAAAATCAACTCGGATCACCTTTAAGACCATGGTAACAAAacgttaaaggggacctattatgcccctttttacaagatgtaaaataggtCTCGGATGACTCTAGAGTGTGTATgagacgtttcagctcaaaatgacaaacaaataatgttttataactctttgaaactgacacttttaggctttgattgtGACATTTTGGTGCCAGTCGATTTAAAATCAAAGGAGAATGTACTCCCAGAGGGTAGAGTTACAAATGCCTatgtgcagtgttgccagattgggaggttttgaatttgattgtgcgggtaaaaagGGCATAGATTTGGAcggttttgaaatgtaaattttatatgcaacttatttaacaaaacatgtgCTCCTACTCCAGTCAGTTAGTAATGACCAGTGCATAGAGCAAACTACATGGGCGCACCCGCAAAGGAAAGTTGTAACAAAATCACGTGCACGCGCATTcacgcagcgcctgcagttaaactcagcGGTTTATCATAACACTTTTAACAATCTTGTTTTTTCCGCAATTAACAGCAAGAACAGACATAGAAACAAActtattatgttcaaaagaatttcaAACACCAAACGGgacgaatttataccccattttgaaagtaaaacatactctaatagatgtaatagtgtaatctacacaatattaagtgcagtgtgtgggtgagagggggggAGTGTCGATGTGATccagttatgttgtggttctttGACTGTTGGTGTTGGTTGATGTATGGTTAAAGAACtgtgacagttaaagtaactaagttaatttcgatttaaatgaataaaaactagattaaatattaatctaatatttggagcatttttgtgtgtttgggtgggttttgaaaaaagttagaaaaagtcagctatatctggcaacactgcctatgtttcagcatagtggcagattcagaaacaagactaacattgtatgctaatgagggagagattgtcactaatgggcagggcttctcCCCTCTGATGACTAATACAAAGGTAGAATGTCAAACAAAGTGtgtctgtttttatgaagtgtgattctaaaaaaataaaagccggttatattcacagacttttGTCAagctaatttgtttaaattttaaaaccccttaaaaaaagtgattttttttgcataataggtccccttaaagAACTCAGCATGTTTATTCAAACCAGTAATAACAACTCAGGCTTACTGTGCCTCAGTCTACATTAACACAAACCTGAATATGTTGCTTCAGGTatcttttgttgcacatttcagatgacaaatctagTAGAAGATGCCATCTATCCTTTTGCGAATGTGAAATATGTAACTTTTTTTGTTGgtatgtttcagatacacattTTTCGTGTAAACATCAATGAAAAGGCAGGGCTTTTTGTACAGATCACATAGACAAGCAAAAAACTGACCTAaacccctccctaaacccaaacaatagtgtttttaaaagcaagctTAGTAGAAAAGTGCACCCCGACCATGTAATTTTAATCATGATTTAACATTACATTTGTCTCTTTTGTGTTACCATGCTGCGTTAAGCTTGAACGCGAGTGATCTACATCACAAGTACAGTACTCTACAAggtgcaatagtatctggatgcagcctttatgatgcaagctgagattgcatcactcaacgatgcaatgtcagacacaatgcactcaatggagtaaGTGATGTcgctgtgacgggtagggttaggggtggggttaggtgagctcaTTAAAAAGCAtcggatgcagctcagattgcactgcaccaagtctgcatccagaacaaggtgagctaccaagcaaactgaccacgctagaaaagttgtccataagGAGACAGATTGTTGAGGCAAATCTCTTTGATTATAAATCATGGAGATTGTTAAGGTGTTTTTGGCTATATATTTGTGGTTGCTCAAAAGTAATCCTTTATTTGTCAAGAATATGTCCATGTAAAGTGTGAAAAGGAGCTACTGTTGGTGTAATATTgctctgtagcattcattttatctAGAAACTACTGTCAAACATACGCTGAAGTATGTTTTTTTGGTAatactttaggtcacaatttatgctaataactactggcttattacctgcctgttgtTAAAATACTGTTTGTTAGTTAGcgtgatcttattctgcattcctAATCTTACCCAAAACTTAAACcaaacttctaccttactaactattaataaacagctaattagctggttattaagctagtagtgttagttaatggtttgttaatacagtGAATTCTGACCTTAATTAAAGTGTTAtcgggttttttttttgtaggcaGATTTTtcagtgagcctgtgttgattactAATGCGCACACAAATATGACAAATAACACTCCACAAAAGACACAAGGCTGTATCTTTACAAACATTTAGCTTATTCAGAAAAAAAGCTACTTCAccgtaaaaaatcctggttgccttcaatttttaagctgaattaaattaactttataagTCCATTGAACGTATATTATGTTaatctgacttaaaacagcttgtgtaacttataaaagttagagcatgattaacttagttttataagttacaatgaacttaaaacatgctgtcaggactaattgttTATataagtttttacagtgtaggtatatGTTATTACAAGTATGACCTGAAGGTACATAAGCGGTTTTGCCACAGCACCACCTACTGGTCAGGAGATACAACATATTTGCTTACAACTTCTAAACACTTCCCAAGACTGATCCTTAAATTACATTCAAACATTTAACGTTCTAGCAGATAAAATGCTTTTCAGTTTATATATAGCATTTGTCAAACGCCACTGCTTTAGCAAGTCAGTTCTGATGGTACAAACCTTGCCTTCAGGCTGATCAGTCTCAAGCATCTATGtggaggagagagaaaaaaagtctcAATCCTGTGAAGTCTTACTAATGGCCATGGGAATGTCAGCCAGAGTGCTACAAGTGTTCAAGCGAGTCATTCGGCTGGAGGTGGTGATGCTGCTCTGCGTGCAGTGAGCTTTTCGTCTTTGAAACATGTTGTGGCACAGATATGACAGGAACTTTTTGTGCAGAGAAGCATAAATGAAAGGATTGTAGCAGGCCGAGCTCATGGCCAGCAAGTGGCATGACACCTGGATCACATTGACGTGATTCTTGCTCAGGATGACGAAGTCGGTGTCCAGATCCCGAATGAGGTTCACTATTTGCAGTGGGAGCCAAGAGAAGGCAAACGACAGAACGGACACCAGCAGCAGGCGAAATGTCTTGCGCCTCTTGCGTCCCCATTTCTCCTGGTTGGAAGGTGTAGCTGCCATGAGGCGAGGTGTAGCTCTGTGCTGCAGGTGGCACGAGATGGCACAGTAGGATATGGAAACTGCAGCCAGAGGAACAAAATAAGAAAGAAGCAGGAAAAAACAAGAGTATATCAGACGACTGAGCTCTTGCCCGTGCCAGAACTCTTCACAGACCGCCATTTCATGGCCTGTTTCACTGAGATCCAAGTAGACTGTGTGTAGAGCAGTGGGAGTCGACATTGCTAATGCGCAGAGCCATATGCTAACCACCAGCCATGCGCAAAACCAACGACCTCCACGCCGCCGAATTGGGTAGGCGACCACTACATATCGATCCACGGCAATGGCGGTCAACGAAAGGACTGCAGCAAATGCAGTCGCAGTTTGCATCAGAGTAACAAAGTGACACATAAACTGGCCAAACACCCAACCGCGCTCATCAAAGGCGTAAAACGCTGTCAGGGGGACACAGAACAGGCACATGACCAGGTCAACCAGGGCCAGGTTTCCGATGAGGAAGTTTGTGGTGCTGTGGAGTTTCTTGTTAAGGCCGATGAGGATGAGGAGGAGCAGGTTTCCAGAGCAGGCGATCAGGACGAGCATGGTGTACAGTGGGATGAAG encodes:
- the prlh2r gene encoding prolactin releasing hormone 2 receptor gives rise to the protein MADMDDLHNESRRNISLDLSSSSFTGLQLLMVLKPLFIPLYTMLVLIACSGNLLLLILIGLNKKLHSTTNFLIGNLALVDLVMCLFCVPLTAFYAFDERGWVFGQFMCHFVTLMQTATAFAAVLSLTAIAVDRYVVVAYPIRRRGGRWFCAWLVVSIWLCALAMSTPTALHTVYLDLSETGHEMAVCEEFWHGQELSRLIYSCFFLLLSYFVPLAAVSISYCAISCHLQHRATPRLMAATPSNQEKWGRKRRKTFRLLLVSVLSFAFSWLPLQIVNLIRDLDTDFVILSKNHVNVIQVSCHLLAMSSACYNPFIYASLHKKFLSYLCHNMFQRRKAHCTQSSITTSSRMTRLNTCSTLADIPMAISKTSQD